The following is a genomic window from Onthophagus taurus isolate NC chromosome 1, IU_Otau_3.0, whole genome shotgun sequence.
tttgaaatgtcaatgttattttgacaaattcttaatttttataaaatgtcttaagatttatcacaaaaacaataatacaataaaaaaaattaaggttggtattaatacttaataattaaattgctatcttcattgttgctaacttcgggtttaacatcttatattttaacttttttgttttttgagataagtgtgtcttgtttgggctcattttaagtgttttttaatgaagatgacaaatatgtcaaaattgacgttgacgtttcaaaccggaagtgattgtatttccattaatattaaagttaaatatgtcgagtttggacttattttaaaggattttttatgaagttgacaaatatgtcaaaattaaaagttcgAAAAAGTGACTAAACTACAtcaacttcagttataaaacttctattacatgataactaacttcaggtttaaaatgtcaacctcaattttgacatatttgtaatcttcattaaaaatcctttaaaatgagtacaaacacgatatatttgtcttcaatattaatgaggttatgttcaacttccggttaagaaatGTCAACggcaattttgacatatttgtaatcgtcgtgaaaaatcctttaaaatgagtccaaacatgatacgtttaattccaatattactcgagatataagcaacttctgatttgaaatgtcaatgtcattttgacatattcttaatttttataaaatgtcttaatagttgtcacaaaaacaaaaatataataaaaaaatcaaaaattaaggttggtattaatatttaaaaattaaattgctatctttattgttgctaacttcgggtttaacgttttttattctaacttttttgtcttttgagataagtgcgtcatctttggactcattttcaaggttttttaatgaagatgacaaatatgtcaaaattgacgttgacgtttcaaaccggaagtgattgtatttccattaatattaaagttaaatatgtcgagtttggactcattttaaaggattttttatgaagttgacaaatatgtcaaaattgaaagttcgaacttttttgttttttgagataaatgcgtcaagtttggactcactttaaaggttattttatgaagattacgaattaaagttgacattgacaactgaaagttttttttacgactaaacccgactgtttctacttctaggtctagtgttagttctagttttaattgttatttaaccctaaattcttgtacattttaattgatctaaaaataatttttttttgattttatccacttaccttgcttataatttcatccatttagccattttgaattaaatacaacctttaaaaaattaattatgtgtttttcatgaaaaaatcttatattcaacgtcaattttgacaagcaaatgcaatatttggatcttcatcaccatggtaaccgagtcaagttggataaccttaaaataataaaattttattccgatttttttaCCAATTCTAacctattttttattaattttaaaacaattcgaattCTTTACGACTATCACGCATTCATAACAaacaaattcgttaattgtagttaatttgaatcgattctaattaagagaaataaattaaaaatatctttttatgatttaatgcacttaccttgtttataataccctagataaaccaattttgagttaaatacaaccttttaaaccaattaaataagactttttccttaaaaaaaacttaaattcaatttcaattttgacaagcacctgctatatttggatcttaatcaccatggtaaccgtgttaagttggataacctaaaaataataaaattataaccgttaatattaatatttcgctttatattttaatgtatttttaattttattttatctttttttttatatttttgtatattgttgCTTAAGTGAAAtggaataaattaataatatggaataaaaccaaaatttttagGCAACCCATTTTACCTCTGcttaataaaagatatttcaagtttttattcacaagacaacctcaaaaatatctaaaatcGTCTATATCACAATAACAGCGGGAgttattattcaaattaatttattattgttttattttcaataaatttaattgtttaattctAACAATAAACAGCAAATTTAGTACAGCTGTCAACGTCAATAACATTCTTATAGGTTAGGtttttaaacacaaacatAAATTCTAacctataaaaataattcctgAGAAGAATGGCTGAGAAACtagaagatttaaatttatcaaacgCTTCCGTacaaagaataataaaagaagtaCTTCCAGATAATGTAACTGTTGGAAAAGATGTAAAAGCAGCTGTAGCCAAAGCTGCCTCTATGTTTATACTTTACATCACATCTTTGAGTACACAAACGGCGCATAGAATGAATCGAAAAACGTTGTTGGCTCAAGATATATTTGACGCATTAGAAGAAGCTGAATTTGAGGAATTTATTGAGCAATTAAGGGAAGCTTTGCTTGGTATGTTGGATGATTTggataaaatatttgatttatt
Proteins encoded in this region:
- the LOC111420123 gene encoding DNA polymerase epsilon subunit 3 — protein: MAEKLEDLNLSNASVQRIIKEVLPDNVTVGKDVKAAVAKAASMFILYITSLSTQTAHRMNRKTLLAQDIFDALEEAEFEEFIEQLREALLAFKNSKGKHDSKGKVEEEDVEHEEETEEKDD